Within Bacteroidales bacterium, the genomic segment CCAATTTGGAGGATTATTTTGATAAATTCAATGCTTATACATCCAAAATGGCTGTCCAATACTTTAACAAAGGGAAAAAGAAATCGATTCCGGGGATTTGCATAGGCTCTATATTCAGGTTTTTCAAGATGTACATCCTCAAACTGGGATTTCTGGACGGATATGAAGGTTATCTGCTGTCAAGAATCAGTTCCATGTATGTTTTGGTGAAGTATTCTAAATTGAGGGAGCTCAAAAACAAAGATTCCGGAATATAACGAATATTTGACCGTAAACAACAGACACTCCAGATATGTACCATAATGATATCATACAATCCGTAAATATCTTAAAACAGGGAGGTATCATTCTTTATCCCACCGATACAGTCTGGGGAATCGGGTGTGATGCTACCAATATTGCTTCGATCAACCGGATCTACCAAATCAAAAAAAGAACTGAGAAACAGAGTCTGTTGGTACTGGTAGATAGTATCCGGATGCTTCAATCATATGTGGACAGTATTCCGGATATCGCGCTAAAAATCATCAATTCGGCCCAAAAACCCACCAGCATCATTTATCCAGCTTCAAAAAACCTGCCCGGTAACCTGGTGGCAGACGATCAATCCATAGGTATCCGCCTGATCAATGATCCTTTTTGCAGGGAAGTAATACAGGAATTCGGAAAACCGCTTGTTTCCACTTCGGCAAACATCAGCGGTGAGCCCACCCCAGGGATATTTAAGATGATCGCGGATGAAATAAAGATGTCGGTAGATTATATTGTAACATGGCGGCAGGATGATGAACAACCGGCAGCGGCGTCAGCGATTATCAAAGTGGAAAATGACGGAAAATACCAGATCATCAGGAAATGATTTCCCAAAGCACTACTAAACTAGAATTCAATTAATTGTAAAAAACAATAGATTCCATGTAACATTTTATCTTTAAGAACGTCTTCTTCTTGAATACGTTCGGATAAGTTAACTTTTAAAAACCTGAATGGATAAAACCGTCTTTAATCAATTGATGGTACATCTAAGGCCTAAGATGTACCGCTTTGCCCTCGCTTTTATCAAGCGAACCGATGAAGCTGAAGATGTGGTTCAGGATGTAGGAATCAAGTTATGGGAACGTCATAAAGACCTTGAATCATTGCGTAGTATTGAAGCTTATGCAATGTGTGCCGTAAAAAACCGTTGCCTGGATTATACCCGTTCCCCTGTAAATAAAACATCAGAATTGACGGAAGCCATACATACCCCGGTAGAACAAACGCCATATAAAAGTACGGAACAAGCTGATATGGCCGCATTTGTAAGGAAGTTGATCGACAGGTTGCCGGTCCAGCAACAAATGACGATCCGTCTTCGTGATGTGGAAGGTTATGAACTGGATGAGATAGCCGAAATACTGGAAATGAATGAAGGTACGGTACGAACAAACCTCTCCCGTGCCCGACAAAAAATACGTGAGGAACTTTTAAAACAATGAAAGTAT encodes:
- a CDS encoding threonylcarbamoyl-AMP synthase; translated protein: MYHNDIIQSVNILKQGGIILYPTDTVWGIGCDATNIASINRIYQIKKRTEKQSLLVLVDSIRMLQSYVDSIPDIALKIINSAQKPTSIIYPASKNLPGNLVADDQSIGIRLINDPFCREVIQEFGKPLVSTSANISGEPTPGIFKMIADEIKMSVDYIVTWRQDDEQPAAASAIIKVENDGKYQIIRK
- a CDS encoding RNA polymerase sigma factor, yielding MDKTVFNQLMVHLRPKMYRFALAFIKRTDEAEDVVQDVGIKLWERHKDLESLRSIEAYAMCAVKNRCLDYTRSPVNKTSELTEAIHTPVEQTPYKSTEQADMAAFVRKLIDRLPVQQQMTIRLRDVEGYELDEIAEILEMNEGTVRTNLSRARQKIREELLKQ